The genomic region TAATGTCAATAAACTCGATTTGGTCCAAGTCTCTTTTCAAACCCTTTTTTGTTCCAATTATATAGATAACCGGATAATCGGATAATTTGGCTTTATGTTCTCTTTTTAAAGGCTTATACCAAGCATACTCTTTGCCCCTCTCTTCGTATTTGTCGTATTGGTTTGTGGCAAACCAAAGTGCGACATTGATATCTGAAGTAATGTCTAAACCATGAGTTGGAATACCATAATGTTGGCCTAATCCCATAGTCATTAAATCCCATTCAAAAGAATAATATAAACGCCTAAATTCTTCATGCTTTTTGTCTATCTCAATGTTTTCATATGGGCTAAAATTCCCCCACAATGGCCATATCTTATCGAGTTTATCAAATTTTTCTTTTTCAAATTTAGAATAAATTAAGCCTTGTAGCTGGAATTGGAGAATTGCAGAAAATCCATCAAAGTCAAAGTTTTCCCTTGAAGCTGATGTTGGTAATGATAACTCTTCAATGTCAGTTTGACCATATAATAATTCATTCGTTAGTTCTGAACGGTTTAAATCCCAATGCTTATTCTGACCTCGAAAATAAATTTCGAGATCTTTATTTTCGGCTTTAACTGAATCGATAATGGAGTTAAGTTGGGTTATGTCATTACATATTAATTTTGGTATTCTATTTCGATTTGCTCTTATAAAACCCAAGTTTTGATTTATGGATGTTTTAGATTTTCCATATTGGCCGTATAACGCAACTCCTGAAACATGAGGTATTCCATATATGTTTTGATATTTAGAATCAATAATAAAGTCATCTTTTATTGTTGATTCACGAGGTAAAATTACATCTTTAACAAGTCCATCTATATACTTAAGGTTTTTTGGGGCTCCATCTAATGCAAAGTTTACTAGATTAAAATCAAGAAACTGTTCTTCTTTTAAGTAGAATATTCCATCATTTATTAGTTTGGCAGAATCGTTTCCAAATGATTTATTCAGGAGTTTTTGATTTTCTTTAGAATTTATTGTTTGATTCAATTCACTTGATTTAACTTGCCATTGTGGAGTATTTATTTGTTTTGAATATTTCTCACTTCTTTTAAGTAAATCTTCATCCCAAAATCGCCTTA from Mangrovibacterium diazotrophicum harbors:
- a CDS encoding FRG domain-containing protein translates to MIDSQFYIDLLQVIACLQQDEDSCISKVQDFKYGHVNGLDGERNVIGIENGVAFLNEVYKTEKVITKEAFPHYKINPLIKHLGIDVERYIAVKMPSVSVSAVPEGSLVKNSNPYLGFKTSYLFMAKTCMSIDRIIEFQTHILEGLKPINDLVKKYEAQGAGRPTLFNEGSYRTYSTTLSAYNSRANEIGVLRRFWDEDLLKRSEKYSKQINTPQWQVKSSELNQTINSKENQKLLNKSFGNDSAKLINDGIFYLKEEQFLDFNLVNFALDGAPKNLKYIDGLVKDVILPRESTIKDDFIIDSKYQNIYGIPHVSGVALYGQYGKSKTSINQNLGFIRANRNRIPKLICNDITQLNSIIDSVKAENKDLEIYFRGQNKHWDLNRSELTNELLYGQTDIEELSLPTSASRENFDFDGFSAILQFQLQGLIYSKFEKEKFDKLDKIWPLWGNFSPYENIEIDKKHEEFRRLYYSFEWDLMTMGLGQHYGIPTHGLDITSDINVALWFATNQYDKYEERGKEYAWYKPLKREHKAKLSDYPVIYIIGTKKGLKRDLDQIEFIDIKAERPKRQKAYLHYGGFGLHSNICAEDVIAAVFLTEDFKFKQCYTTDYLFPNHTDDPFYKALLELRDSAISEGLNEGYSKIVEYKPKE